GGAGATCTTCTTCATGCTCCATGCCGGTTATGCGGCATTACAACACAGGGGCTAGTACTTCCAGCCTGCAAGTGCATACTCCATGCAAAGTGCCGATCTCTCTGCTCATATGAGTATCAATGTAGAAGCATTACATGACATGTCAAGATTATTATTTTACTATTTACTCATtgcatggatatggatgcaGGACTACTGTAGGTACAGGAGACACAGACTAAACTAGACCAGTCACTCAGCTCAAGATACCCCTCTCAGCTTGACAACCACGATCTTGGCAGGCTCCACCGTCTTGCAAAGGACCGGCTCGACCGACGCACCGCTCGTCGAGACATACAAAATCGATTGCTCATCATTGGCGAAAGCAACTGCCGTAGACCCTGCGACAGCTTTCGTAACCTGACTTCCAGCAATAAGGCGGACCTTGCCCTCCGGTGAGATCTTCAGCAATTGATTTTGTGGGTTTGTCGACAGGTACGCCGTGCCATCGTCCGCCAACGCGAAATCGTCGAAGGTGAATCCACTAGTAATTACCTCGATAGGGCCAGTAGGGGTCGCGTTCTCATCGACAGGGAAGCGAGCAAACACCTCTTTGGTGGTACTGGTGTAATAGATGTAACCATTTTGGACCTTCAATCCATTCACGCCTACCAGGATTGGCTGCCCATCCGCTGGTTTCATGGACGGATGGGACAAGACCTGGGAGCTTTCTCCAGTCGTGGTGTTGACGCGCCAAATGGCGCCCTTGCCGGCGTCCGTGGTCAAGAGGAGATCATCACTGAATTTGACCAGCCCATCCAAGAACACCCCACCGGGAACCGGTGCAAGAAGTTTCGCATGGGGCTTTTCGCCGGCGAGATCGATGGTCCAAATCTTGTAGGATCCCGGTGTCGATATAGTACTGGGGAGAGAAAGGTTGCCCGAGACAATCGCGAACACATCTCTTTCAAGCTCCGCGATGCCTAGGAGGCTCGTGGCGTTGGGAAACTTGTAGAGCAACGAGCCCACTCCTTGACTGCTGGTACCATTCTTGGTTGCTGGGTCAATCGACCAGAGTTCCGGAACGTCGATGCGAGTTGCGAGGATGCTACCATTGCGCTGTACCACGAGGTTCTCGAACCAGGTTTGATTACGGTCTAGCTGGAAGACAGTCGATACTGGTGCGCCGTCATAGGGGCCTGCATTCCTGCTTTGATACGGTGCGGCGAGGCATGTGGGAAGACAGGCTAGCAAGGCGCTGCTGTAGCCTAGGATATATGAGAACGCGCGCATCTGGATGGGGAGAAATGCGATCAAGTTTGAAAGAAGAAATGGTAGAGAGTGTATGTTTTGAATCTCACCTCGCAGAACTCTGGCAGAGCACCAGCTATATATCTTTTGCAGACTGATCTACATTGCATATCTAGAAGCATACCGACATGCGCCAATCATCGGATCTCTCGGAAACAAGCTGCCCTCTTCTCCATTTCCCCGGCATTATTAATGAAAATGGTTGCGACTCACGGCTATAGTGGTTTATGCAATGTAGATCATTAAACCAGCCTGATCTGCGAGGTGGCCGAGATATCCGTCCGTCTCGAGCGGATCTGGCGTCATTCCAATTCTTAACAGAAGAAGTGGCTCGGGATTTCAAAATTGTATACATGCCTCACAGTATTTCGACTGAGAAAGCCCTGAAACATCGAGAGTCCTCATGCTTTAGTTAGCGGCAGGAGATCAGGTACTCGTATAAGATTCATGGCAGAACTACACATCATCATACTACAGCTCTTCAGCTAtggagtactccggagtacaacTCACTGACTCAATGTGCTTCACTAAAGTCCTGAGTACAGCCCCATACTCCGTAATGAGGATCAAAAAAATGGCAGGGCATAATGCGCTATGCAGCACCTGTGCAAATTATCCGCTCCCATATATTCATTGTAGGTCACATGACTTTTCCTTTGCAGTTGTCCAGTAGTACCATGGTACCACCGCTATCTATATTCAGGAACTCGTCTATCATTTCACAGTAATTATTCACTATTTAATTGGTAAGGCCTTAACCATCTACGGAGCAGTATGAAGCGAATCACCACATCCATCCCGATAATGGCCTCAGGCATCAATGTAAACAACCAGGACAAACAACTCCAGGCAAAGACAAGCACTTGAATTCTCTCCGTATCGCAGCTTGGACCAGCTTCCTCTGATACGGTCATACGTTCTGGCGGGGTATTTCGCCACGTACTTGCTTATTCTATCTTCTTTATTACGACCTTCAATCCGTCCCCTCCCCCTAGAAATGGGAGTCTCCATCGCTTCCCCCTGATCTCGTGCCCGCTATCCGCAAACCAGCCCCAACCAATCCGCACCCCCCTCCTGTTCGTCCGCATTGACGTGCAAATCCAAGTAATGCGCAAAGATGGATAATCAACCCAGAACACCAATGAAACCTAGTGGGATCCCGCGGCCGGTCCCAAGAGCTTCCCGATTGCCTTTGCCTACGTCCACCGCGTCAAAATCGCTTAAACCTTCACCATCGCGGGAAAGGTTGCAAGCAGATCCAGGCCTTGACGCTACCAAGCTGCGCAGACCGTCCGAAGATATTGTGTTCAAGAAGCCGGCCCTTCCTAGTCCATCATCGTCGCTGAAGGGCACGTACCGTCGATCCGGAGTACCCCAGACGGGAGTGAGCGACATTGCAAGACAAGAAGCGGAGGAgctggatgatgatgcttcGACTGTGTATACCAATGGATCGGAGTTGGATGATTCAGATACTCGCGGGCGTACCATGTTGGAGAAGCCATCGCTGTCAGACAGGACGATCGAGACGCTATCCAAGATCCCGCCCTCGCCAGCTCCGTCGAGAAGACAGTCCAGTTTCTTCAACGCCACGAGCCCGATTCGCTCCCCGTCTCGTCCGACCTCCTCCATGACCAACTACTCGCGATCCCCATCGGTGTCGTCATTCGCTCGCCAACCGATTGGTAGCGATCTATTGTCCTCCCAGCATCCGTCCACAATGCGCCTCCCATCCAGATCCCGGATATCAGCAACTCCGACACTGCCCACGAACAGCACACCAACTGACCAGGACCAAGCAGTAGCAGCTCCTGAAAGCCCCTCAAAATTGAGGCGACCCTCTACGAGAACGAGTCTGTATGGTGGAACAAAGAGCACGGAAGCGGCCACCGCGCCAAAGCCACGCCAGTCTCTGAGCAGACCACCCTCCGTGAAACCAGCAGATTCAAACATGGCACTCCCGGCGCAGACGTTACAAGTGAAGAAGACACGGAAAGTGCCATCGAACTCTTCGCTCAAACGCCCACCACATTCCGCGGACTCAAGAAAGTCGTCGGCCACTTCTACGGCCCCGGACCTGTCAGTGAAGCAACAGTCGGAAATCGAAACAAGAAAGACCTTGAAATCATCGAACGCCCTGAGGGACAGCATTGCGAAAGCCAAGGCCGCCCgaaaagcagcggcacagaACGCCACAcaaacaacagcagcagctcCTGCCGACCCATTCGATATCGCCGATCCTTTCAACCAGCAGCCCAAGGATTCTAATCACGGGCTTTTTCGGAAGCGCGTGGAGTCTGCTCGGACCTCTGGTATTCTGAATATTGCGGCCATGTCTCTGACAGAGATCCCGCAGGAGGTCATGACCATGTACGAGTTCAATCCTGACTCGTCCACCGATTGGTACGAATGCGTGGACCTGGTCAAATTCATTGCTGCGGATAACGAATTAACGGTGATTCCGGACGCTGCATTTCCTGATGTTGATCCAGAGAATGTCGATTACGATTCTGAAGAGAAGGGAATCCAATTTGGTGGCTTGGAGATACTCGATCTCCATGGTAACCTGCTCCGGTCTCTTCCTATGGGTTTCAGAAGGCTGCAACATCTCCATAGCTTAAATCTTTCCAACAACCAATTGACCACAGATGATCTACATGTGGTTTGGGAAATGGAGTGGCTGCGCGACCTGAAGCTGGCTAAGAATCAGTTACAGGGTGCTCTCCCTTCTGCCATTGGCAAACTTCGGGATCTGGAAGCCTTGGATTTGCATGAAAACTCCCTCACGGAGCTTCCCGAAGAGCTTGGAGAATTAAGTGCTCTGAGATCGCTGGACATTGGTCAAAATGAAATGGTCACACTGCCGTTTGAGGCTCTTAGTCGAGTTCCTCTGAGGGACATCCGTGCACCGAAGAACAAGTTGGCAGGAACTTTGATTCCTGCGACTGTGCAGCAGTTGAGTGCGTTGCAGAACCTGGACGTTGTCAACAATGCGTTGGAGAAGCTGTCAGACAACGACCAGCTCGAGCTTCCTAGCGTACAGACTCTGTCCTTGAGTGTGAACCGCATCAAAAGCTTGCCGAATGTCTCTACCTGGCAGGCACTATTGTCATTGCTTATGGAGGACAACTCTCTGAGCGAGATTCCACAAGGCTTCATCGAACTCAACAGTATCCGTAACGTTGACTTAACGGGAAATAACATCCCACGATTGGAtgaaaagattggattgaTGGACAGTTTGGTGACGTTCCGTATCGCCAATAATCCGATCCGCGAACGGAAGTTCCTGAGTATGACCACGGATGAGATTAAGCAGGCCCTGCGGAACCGATGCGAACCAGAAATCCAAGCAGATACGGACGACGACGAAGGCTCTGTCGCGACCCAGTTTACTCTTGCTCCAGAAACTCGAGCGGAAACGCCAGCTGAAACTCTAGCTGTGGATCTACCCGAGAGTCCAGCCCAAACGACAACAGCGAGTGCCACTACGTCTACCACTTCTTGGCAGATTAGACCGGGAGGAGTTCTTGATAGATCCTACACGGAAACGCGGGAATTGGAGACAGAGCAGCTCGAAGGAATCGCCAATTCCCAGGATATTCGATGTCTCTATCTGCAGCATAATGAGCTATCGAATTTCC
This Aspergillus chevalieri M1 DNA, chromosome 3, nearly complete sequence DNA region includes the following protein-coding sequences:
- a CDS encoding uncharacterized protein (COG:S;~EggNog:ENOG410PQZ2;~InterPro:IPR011042;~SECRETED:SignalP(1-23)), encoding MRAFSYILGYSSALLACLPTCLAAPYQSRNAGPYDGAPVSTVFQLDRNQTWFENLVVQRNGSILATRIDVPELWSIDPATKNGTSSQGVGSLLYKFPNATSLLGIAELERDVFAIVSGNLSLPSTISTPGSYKIWTIDLAGEKPHAKLLAPVPGGVFLDGLVKFSDDLLLTTDAGKGAIWRVNTTTGESSQVLSHPSMKPADGQPILVGVNGLKVQNGYIYYTSTTKEVFARFPVDENATPTGPIEVITSGFTFDDFALADDGTAYLSTNPQNQLLKISPEGKVRLIAGSQVTKAVAGSTAVAFANDEQSILYVSTSGASVEPVLCKTVEPAKIVVVKLRGVS
- a CDS encoding uncharacterized protein (COG:T;~EggNog:ENOG410PHR3;~InterPro:IPR001611,IPR003591,IPR032675;~PFAM:PF13855;~go_function: GO:0005515 - protein binding [Evidence IEA]); the encoded protein is MDNQPRTPMKPSGIPRPVPRASRLPLPTSTASKSLKPSPSRERLQADPGLDATKLRRPSEDIVFKKPALPSPSSSLKGTYRRSGVPQTGVSDIARQEAEELDDDASTVYTNGSELDDSDTRGRTMLEKPSLSDRTIETLSKIPPSPAPSRRQSSFFNATSPIRSPSRPTSSMTNYSRSPSVSSFARQPIGSDLLSSQHPSTMRLPSRSRISATPTLPTNSTPTDQDQAVAAPESPSKLRRPSTRTSLYGGTKSTEAATAPKPRQSLSRPPSVKPADSNMALPAQTLQVKKTRKVPSNSSLKRPPHSADSRKSSATSTAPDLSVKQQSEIETRKTLKSSNALRDSIAKAKAARKAAAQNATQTTAAAPADPFDIADPFNQQPKDSNHGLFRKRVESARTSGILNIAAMSLTEIPQEVMTMYEFNPDSSTDWYECVDLVKFIAADNELTVIPDAAFPDVDPENVDYDSEEKGIQFGGLEILDLHGNLLRSLPMGFRRLQHLHSLNLSNNQLTTDDLHVVWEMEWLRDLKLAKNQLQGALPSAIGKLRDLEALDLHENSLTELPEELGELSALRSLDIGQNEMVTLPFEALSRVPLRDIRAPKNKLAGTLIPATVQQLSALQNLDVVNNALEKLSDNDQLELPSVQTLSLSVNRIKSLPNVSTWQALLSLLMEDNSLSEIPQGFIELNSIRNVDLTGNNIPRLDEKIGLMDSLVTFRIANNPIRERKFLSMTTDEIKQALRNRCEPEIQADTDDDEGSVATQFTLAPETRAETPAETLAVDLPESPAQTTTASATTSTTSWQIRPGGVLDRSYTETRELETEQLEGIANSQDIRCLYLQHNELSNFPVPALNMLAHSLIDLDLSHNPLNSFALFSSSISLPNLQNLTLTSTGLATMEPILTNLSAPLLTFLDVSINRLTGNVPAARQMYPNLKTFIAADNQFDNLEFEAVQGLQVLDVGNNNINALPPKVGLLRAEGSSKNWGGGSALRRFEVAGNTFRVPRWQTVAKGTDAVLEWLKDRISTDELRELESDEEGDFEE